AGATGTACCCCATAATAACCGCACGGCAATAATCTGCAAATATCCGGCACAAAAAAACGGCCTGAGCAACTTGCGAAAATCTCAGGCCGTTTTGTATTCCGCAGGTTAATCAACCAAGTTCACCGTGCCGCGCATCATCGCCAAATGGCCGGGGAAGGTGCAGAAAAACTCATATTTGTTGCCGGCTGAAAATTTGCCGGTGTCCACTTTAACCGTGACCTCTTCGCCGCCGCCGATCAGCTTGGTGTGGGCAATAATGCGCTCGTCGCCTGCTTTGATGAAGTCGTTTTCAGCGCCTGCGGTTGCACCGTCTTTGGCCACGCCGTCCACATCTTCGGATTTCGCAATCACAAGGTCATGCCCCATGGCCGCTTTGGGCATGGTGCCCATATGCTTCAGGGTGATGGTGTATTCCTTGCAGCTTTTGCTGATGTTGATTTCGGTTTTGTTGTATTTCATATCGTCGCCGGCCTCAATCACCGTTTGACAGGCCGTGTCGGCAGAAGAAGCTGCGGCAGGCGCAGCATCAGATGCAGCCGGTGAAGATGCCGCAGACGCTTCGGCGGAAGCGGCCGAACCGGCCGGAGCAGATGCGGCGGGCGCGGCCGGCTCTTGCGAACAGGCCGACAAAGTTAAAGCAGCAGCAGAAATTAAAGCTAAATAAATTTTCATTATGGTTCCTTTGGTTAAATCCACATTATTCCGCCCCAACAGCAAACTGCCGTTGACGCACTATATTTCGTTGTTTGTACCGCCGGGCAGGGTTTATTTGCATATGGCAAATGAAAACGCACCAAGTTCCCTAACGGCGGTGGTTTTACGCCCGCAACGGCCGGCCCGGCTATATTTAGAGCGGCTATATAACGAACCGGTTTCCCGCATACCGGAAAATGTTGATCCGCTATATAATTCGCGAAGAGGCCGTCTGAACCCACACGAGAAATCCATGTCTGCATTTGCCGTTACCAACACCGTTTTAATCGCATTCTGCATTTTTCTGGCGCTGCTCGCTTGGTCGCGCGGCAAAGCGCGCAGCAAAGCCTATTTCGAGCAGATATGCCGCCATGCCGCCACCAAACCGTGGCTCGAAGCCAATCTCTCCGAAACCGAGTTGGACAATATCCGCAAAACGGCCAAACATTTCGGCATAGCGCAAACACAGGCCAAACAGCTGATCGACCGCTACCACCAAAACCGTTTGTAACCGCTTTCAATCAAAACGGCTTGAATGTTGCACCATTTAACCGCAGTTAAATTAACGCAACCTTAATAACTTCCAAAATAAAAGCAAAGGCCGTCTGAAAATCGCTTCAGACGGCCTCTTGGTGCCGGAAAGGCTTTACGGGTATATCGCAAAACCACTTACTTCATAACAGTTCAGTCATACCCGGACTTGACCCGAGTATCTCAATGTTGCTGAAACTCAAGATACTCGGGTCAAGACTGAGTATAGCGTATGTCATTTTTCTTAAATCAACTGGCTATATATACCGCTCACACTCCGGTCTGCAATTTTTCGACCGCCAACAAATAAGGCGGCCGGTTTTTGCGGTTGATAAAACCGTATTTCAACACGGCATATTGCCGTTGTGGCAAATCTGCCGCCCATGCTTCCACGGCATTTGCCTCTCTATATCCGGCATCGTGGCCGGGATAGAGCACCGCCGCCAGCAAGCCGCCCGGCTTCAACAGCGCCAATGCGGCATTCAAGGCGCGTATGCTGGTGTCGGCTTGGGTGGTTAACGTTTTATCGCCGCCGGGCAGCCAGCCGAAATTAAACACCGCCGCCGCCAACGGTTCGCCGATATATTCCGCCAATGTTTCATGCCCCGCACACACATACTCCACCTGCGCCTGTATGCCGGCATCCGCCAAGCGGGCGGCGGTTTGCACCAATGCCTGCCGCTGCACGTCAAACGCCCACACTTTGCCTTCCGCACCGACGCACTCGGCCAGCAGCAAGGTATCGTGGCCGTTGCCGGCGGTTCCGTCGAGCACGCTTTCGCTGGGGCGGATACTGCGGCGCAGCAAATCGTGGGTGAAAGGCAGAATATTGTTTAACAGCATCGAATGGCCGTCTGAAAACAGCGTGATAAAAAATACCTTACCGTGTAGGATTCGGTAAGGTATTTTTTGTGCCTGCCTTATTCGGCAGCCTGTTGGGTTTCCACTTGAACGGGGGCTGCGGCCTGAGATTGTTTGTGTTCGTGCTGCAAGCTCACCGCGCGTGCCGGAACAATGGTGGAAATGGCGTGTTTGTAAACCATTTGCGTTACCGAGGTGTTGCGCAACAACACAACATATTGGTCGAACGATTCAACCTGCCCCTGAAGTTTGATGCCGTTTACCAGATAAATGGAAACCGGCACGTGCTCTTTACGCAAAGCGTTCAAAAAAGGATCTTGTAACATTTGCCCTTTAGCGGTCATTTTTATACTCCGTTATTATGGTTTTGAAATATTCGGGAAAACACCTGCCGATTGTAGCCTTGAATGCGTTTTTTTACCAACCTTATTTCGGTAAGAATATGCAAACGTTTTCGGCCCTTTTCCGAAAAGCCTTTAGTTAGGATAGCAATACTGCGGTAAAGTTCAGTCGGTTACGCAGATATTCCGATAAAATGCCGACGGTCTAAACAGGCAAACCTGTTTTATGCCGCCGGCACAAAAGCAAACGGCTGCCCGGGCAGCCGTTTTCAACCTAAGCGTAAACGTGCTTCTTATTTGGCAGGTTTAGCAGGAGCTTCGGGAGCCGCAGGTGCAGAAGCGGCAGCAGCCGGACGCTCGAAGCCTTTGTCTTTCATGCAGGCATCGAAAGCAGCGCGGTCTTGGGTGTTGCCCACGGTTTGCTGGCACTCTTGCAGAGCTTGCTCAACGGTGATGTTAGCGGTTTCGGGCGCTTTGTCTTTGTTGCTGGAACAAGCGGTCAGAGCCAGGGTTGCAAAAGCGGCAGCGATTAATACTTTTTTCATGAATCAAATCCTTTCAATTGAAATGGTTTTCAGCCGCCCGTGAAGGGACGGGCAGGCATGAACGGCATAAAGCCATAAAGATGCAGAATGAGCTGCATTGTGTAGTCAGAGTGGCTTCGCCTTATTAAGTTTCCAAAAAATCGAAAGGAAATGCTAATATTTTTTTACGCAAAGCCGGTCGCGTGTTAAAAAAACAAATTATTTACAATAAAATGTTTTGGCAGTGAACTTTATTCAAGCCGCGCAAACAATCGAGGCCGTCTGAAACCTTATTTTCAGACGGCCTCTCAAGCAGATTTCACATTATGATGGGCAGAGCTTAGTCTGCAACCAGCACCACTTTCATCGCGCCGTTTTCGGCAGCGTGTTTGAACACATCATAGGCCTTTTCCAGCTCGCTGAATTTAAAACGGTGGGTGAGCATTTTGGTATAGTCCACCGAACTGGCCGAAATCGCTTTCATCAGCATTTCGGTGGTGTTGGCGTTAACCAAACCGGTGGTGATGGTGAGGTTTTTGATCCACAGTTTTTCCAGTTTGAAATCAACCGGCACTCCGTGCACGCCCACCACAGCCAGATTACCGCCGGGTTTCACAATATCTTGGCACATATTCCAGGTAGCGGGAATGCCCACCGCTTCGATAGCTACATCCACTCCGTCTTCGCCGACGATATCGATAACCTGTTTGGCCACATCTCCGGAGGCCGGGTTGATGGTGTGGGTGGCACCCAATTCTTTAGCCAGTTTCAGGCGGTTTTCGTCCATATCGCACACAATCAGCACCGAGGGGCTGTATAACTGCGCGGTCAATAATGCAGACATACCCACGGGGCCTGCGCCGGCGATAAATACGGTGTCGCCCGGCTTCACATCGCCGTATTGCACGCCGATTTCGTGGGCGGTGGGCAACGCATCGCTCAACAGCAGCGCCACTTCTTCGTTCACATTATCGGGCAGCGGGATCAGGCTGTTGTCGGCATAAGGCGTGCGCACATATTCTGCCTGCGTGCCGTCGATCATATAGCCGAGAATCCAGCCGCCGTTGCGGCAGTGCGAATACAGCTGGACTTTACAGTTGTCGCAGGTGCAGCATTTGCTCACGCACGAAATGATAACTTTGTCGCCTTTTTTAATATTTTTTACCGCCGAACCCACTTCTTCAACGATGCCGATGCCTTCGTGGCCGAGAATGCGCCCCGGTTCGATTTCGGGATTTTTGCCTTTCCAAATGCCCAAGTCGGTGCCGCAAATAGTGGTTTTCACGATTTTCACCACTGCATCGGTGGGGTCGATGATTTGCGGTTTGGGTTTTTCTTCAAAACGGATGTCGCCCGCGCCGTAATAAGCCATTGCTTTCATGTTTTATCCTCTCAAAGTTGTTTATTGGACGTTACTGCACTTCCGTTTATAGAGCAAACTTGCCTATACGTCAAGTTTATCATAAAAGATTCAATATGTTATGTTATAACAAGAAAAAATCGACATAATAAAACAGGCCGTCTGAACATTTCAGACGGCCTGCCCATAGTATTTGGGAGTGTAGTCGACCGCGTTGCGGCGGTATTTTTGGTTAAAGCCCGCTTCACAAGCCTTCTGACCACACGCCCCCTAAAACAATACAAAACAATACAACAATGCTTTAATCAAACTGCCCTACCCGGCCGTTTGCACCAATTCCAGCGAAGCGGCCAGCAACGACAGGCGCGCCATCACGCCGTACACATACAGGCGGTTGCACTCGCAATCCGGGTTGGCGGAATTGGTTTGCGGCACGCCCAACGAATCCCATTGGGCAAACACGCGTTTGCAGCGCTCTTCGCTACCCTCTTCCGCGCCCGCCACCGGAATCGCCTGGTTCAGCGGCACAAACACCATACCGCCCGCATTCAGGTTTTCATCGTTGGCGCGCCCTTCGTGCACGCGGAAAAAGCCGCCGATCACGAAACGGTCCATCATATACACCACCGGTTCGGAAACCGCACCGTCGAGTGTTTCATAAGTGTAGATGCCTTCCTGCACAATCACTTCGCTCACTTCCAAGCCTTCTTTGATTTTGGCCATTTTATTGCGGTTTTTACGGTTCAAGCCGCGCACTTCGTCGGCCGATTTCACGCTCATCACGCCCATGCCGTATGTGCCCGCATCGGCTTTCACAATCACAAAAGGCTTGTCGGTAATGCCTTTTTCATCATATTTGGCTTGGATTTTCGCCAACATACGCTCCACCGCTGCGGCCAGCGCGTCTTCACCTTCGCGTTCCTGAAAGTCCAGGCCGCCGATTTGCTCGAAATACGGGTTGATGTGCCACACGTCTATGCCCAGCAGTTCGGCAAATTCGGCGGCCACTTGGTCGTAGGCGGCAAAGTGTGCGGTTTTGCGGCGGGTGGTCCAACCGCCGTGCAGGGGCGGCAGCACGGTTTGTGCGATACCCTGTAAAATTTCCGGCACACCGGCTGATAAATCGTTGTTTAACAACACCAAACAGGGCGAAAAGCCGTCGGCCAGATGCACGCGTTCGCGGGTGCGCTGCAAAGGTTCGAGCAAAATTTTATCACCCAATGCGGTTTCAAACTCGGTGGCTTCGGTAATTTCGGGGTTCAGGCTGCCCAAGCGCACTTCAAAGCCCGCCGAGCGCAGAATATTGGCCAAGGCATACACATTTTGCAGATAAAACGTATTGCGGGTATGGTTTTCGGGCACAATCAGCACCGACTTGGCCTGCGGACAGGAACGCTCGACCGCGTCTTGCGCGGCGTGCGCCGCCAGTTGGATGAAAT
The sequence above is a segment of the Neisseria dentiae genome. Coding sequences within it:
- a CDS encoding zinc-dependent alcohol dehydrogenase family protein, which codes for MKAMAYYGAGDIRFEEKPKPQIIDPTDAVVKIVKTTICGTDLGIWKGKNPEIEPGRILGHEGIGIVEEVGSAVKNIKKGDKVIISCVSKCCTCDNCKVQLYSHCRNGGWILGYMIDGTQAEYVRTPYADNSLIPLPDNVNEEVALLLSDALPTAHEIGVQYGDVKPGDTVFIAGAGPVGMSALLTAQLYSPSVLIVCDMDENRLKLAKELGATHTINPASGDVAKQVIDIVGEDGVDVAIEAVGIPATWNMCQDIVKPGGNLAVVGVHGVPVDFKLEKLWIKNLTITTGLVNANTTEMLMKAISASSVDYTKMLTHRFKFSELEKAYDVFKHAAENGAMKVVLVAD
- the azu gene encoding azurin, whose product is MKIYLALISAAALTLSACSQEPAAPAASAPAGSAASAEASAASSPAASDAAPAAASSADTACQTVIEAGDDMKYNKTEINISKSCKEYTITLKHMGTMPKAAMGHDLVIAKSEDVDGVAKDGATAGAENDFIKAGDERIIAHTKLIGGGEEVTVKVDTGKFSAGNKYEFFCTFPGHLAMMRGTVNLVD
- the gshA gene encoding glutamate--cysteine ligase, with the protein product MSLPVMSSAYIAQLQEFERKILSNQTKIEAWFRQQWAQHKPPFYGSVDIRNAGYKMASIDMNLFPGGFNNLNPNFIQLAAHAAQDAVERSCPQAKSVLIVPENHTRNTFYLQNVYALANILRSAGFEVRLGSLNPEITEATEFETALGDKILLEPLQRTRERVHLADGFSPCLVLLNNDLSAGVPEILQGIAQTVLPPLHGGWTTRRKTAHFAAYDQVAAEFAELLGIDVWHINPYFEQIGGLDFQEREGEDALAAAVERMLAKIQAKYDEKGITDKPFVIVKADAGTYGMGVMSVKSADEVRGLNRKNRNKMAKIKEGLEVSEVIVQEGIYTYETLDGAVSEPVVYMMDRFVIGGFFRVHEGRANDENLNAGGMVFVPLNQAIPVAGAEEGSEERCKRVFAQWDSLGVPQTNSANPDCECNRLYVYGVMARLSLLAASLELVQTAG
- the hfq gene encoding RNA chaperone Hfq; translation: MTAKGQMLQDPFLNALRKEHVPVSIYLVNGIKLQGQVESFDQYVVLLRNTSVTQMVYKHAISTIVPARAVSLQHEHKQSQAAAPVQVETQQAAE
- a CDS encoding class I SAM-dependent methyltransferase, with amino-acid sequence MLLNNILPFTHDLLRRSIRPSESVLDGTAGNGHDTLLLAECVGAEGKVWAFDVQRQALVQTAARLADAGIQAQVEYVCAGHETLAEYIGEPLAAAVFNFGWLPGGDKTLTTQADTSIRALNAALALLKPGGLLAAVLYPGHDAGYREANAVEAWAADLPQRQYAVLKYGFINRKNRPPYLLAVEKLQTGV